cttctgcttcacccattctgtttttaaggctttctaatgtgtttgtcatttgatctattgagctcttcatttcattttgatttctcttcactatcacactttcctgttctactagtttctgagtttcattttgactcttccttaaaatttcattttcacgagagagattttcaatcttgtccattaaggatttctgtagttcaaggatttgcttttgaaaacttctaaatgttcttatcataaattttttgaaatccgtatcttgcatttcttctatctcatcatcttcatactcttggcttggggtgtttcgcttatttggaggcatcatagtgtcatcattgatcttgctccctctatttctgtatttgttactcggcatagttaattcttcttgtgtcacggtgcgtttttttttttatactgtgtccgtgttaagtggactgcctgctgttggaggagccttggaggcttgagatgggtgcggcctgagagctctgcctggttcttcctggttaagggtgtgcaaaggtgacaccctcaggttattcgtggtaaatctctctctttttatttatttatgtattttatttattcagggggtaagtaacactgcatggctgtgcagaattgatggtatttagcttccagtctttggctcctctggactcccactgggttgcctaggctactgaattgtagtgactcagttccttagctctcccccattgatatgtaaatccagagaggaggcctgctctttgtctcttgggaattcttcaagccttgcagccttgtaacctttgcaaggttagggggaagagaaacccagaagctttttttttccttctttctggtagtgagtttgctgcactttccggcccccctctagattctgacccccgtttccccaccaatgtctcgggttattgagctcacctccccttccagtgccgatgtgtggactcggagccctgagcgtcctaagtctccccactgttgtctgtgtggcatatatatatatgaaatatctaCAATTTGGAGATAATGATGATATGTAATTTGAACACATTTGTATATGTGTAACTTCATTTTACTCTTTGTTGCCATAGATACATGGAGAAAACAATAGAGCATGTGTAGCTTTTGTCTGAATCTCACACATAGTGATTTTGTTTCCTCATGTTTCTTAATGAAAATGATTGAAATCTGACTTACTGTGATATAGCTCTGTATCTGGTTTCTTTGAATTCATAGGGTTGCTACAAAACTGTTCCTTTGTGTAGCTGTGATTACAGACCAAGAGATACTTTCTCTAACTTGAATTTGTTGTACAAATTTTTGAGCAGTCACATGAGAGGATGGCACATTTTTTTAGCTGCACCTGTTTCTCAAGCACCTCCAATTTGCCAATCCTGCTGGTGACCTAGTGAAtttgaatcaaaagagaaaattggatGTTGAGTATGACATTCTGAACTTCTGTAATTTTCCAAAAGCTGTTGGATGTAAGGTGaaaatagtgtttcttccccATGAGCAACAGTTGTCTCTCTTTGAGGATGTAATAGAGTGGGCCACAGAAATTAAAGGCGTAATCTGTTCCTAATTTTAAGATTCACACTACACATTGTTACCCACAGTTGGTATGGTATTTTGTGTCACTTGGCTTAATAAAAATACCTTTACAGACATTAATCCACTCCCCTTCCAACCTATATATGTTTCTTGTGTTTGTGGCATCTGAGGAAGGATAACAAAGACACTTGTTCTTCCATATGTTTTGAGACTATTTCATGGCACAGAGTCAATATGGCATGCAATCAGTGTATTAGAAACAGGTACTTACAATTTAAGAGCATAGATTCTCCAGGACTAAATACCCTACTTGAAGTTTAGATAACAGTCCCAACTATGACCTACATCCATCTGAGTTTTCTCAGATGCCATGCTCAGTGCAGTGAGAGTTGTAGCCCTGGACTCAGTAAAAACCCTCTGGAGGGAAAGCCTACCTGTTGTTTTGATTGCACACCTTGTTCAGAAAATGAGATTTCCAATCAGACAGGTAATTCAGTGCCTGTTTCATGGTGAAGTTAACACCTGTCTCAAAAGTCTTCATctttgacagaaaaaaagaagtggaatgtGACTGATGAGAAAATTCTGCCTACCTTCAGGTAGTAATTAtcatattttaatacataatgATCTTCAGAAGGATAAAGATTTTCAACTACACTAAACATTATTTTGTACTCAAGAAAACATAAGAAAGATTCAGTGTCACTGGCACTCTGACCAAGTGATCTGTGGGATTACATGTGTtgtaaaaaatgaacagaaatgaaTAATGGAGAATTTTTACTCCTGAAAACTATGTAgaatttctcatatttttccaTTAAGCAGTAAGATATGATCATCGCATATATCAGGAAGATTTTCCAGCTCTAGCTTGTGATGGATGAGTAGTTACTTTAACCATATACTTGGTATCATTCCAGTTTTCTTGGAAACAGATTGGTAATAGTTAGATTCTGGCAACAGTTAAATCAGTTGGAGTAAGATGTTCTATGggcctggcaccatggctcacttggctaatccaagtttgtagaatttatttgaaagagttttggagaatgagggagagacaaagaaggagagatctACTATCTTTTAGTTGACTcctgtctgcaatggccagagctggaccagactgaaggaATGAGCATCATCTGACTCATTCAGATGTGAGTACAGAactcaaacccttgggccatcctcactgctcttcccaggccattagcaaagctggatcagaagtggagcagctgagatagaTCCTGAGAAATATGATGTGTGCATATACGGCAATGCATGTGACAACGATTTTTAATTGTAATGTCCAAAGAATTGTCTGGAATTACACTAATAGATTCTTTACCTTTCACATCGACctctttaaaaacaatgttctGGCTTTATATGTCAAAATGATATCTCCTTGATGATATATTATTTAGTATGATATATTATTTAGTATTATTAGTTGGGTTGATGGTGTTTGTGCATTATCTGAAGAATATATTCTTGAATGCATTGCTTTCCATCCATTTTCTCTATTACCACAGGCCTGTAtctatatttaaaagaaacacagaaatttattttccatgtggAAGTCACATTCCCGCCTTTAAGGTGCAAGTAGTAGGCACAGGGCAAATAAATCCAGTTTTGATGcatttataaaggaaaaccacCACAATCCTACTGCTGAGGCAGCTCCCACCACAGTCTTCTGTCAGACGTGTTCTGCTCAGAATCATGTCTGTGTCAGGGACCCTTAGTGGTGTGGTGGAGTCATCTGATTGAAATGGGACAAATGTGCTGTTGGAGTGCGACATTCCTGCAGTTTTGACCTCTACCTAAGTCAGGCCTGTTCCTGCCTTTCTACCTTTCTGTCGGGGTCAGTGCCGTCTGCTGCCCCCAGAGGGCACCCATGGTGCTGGGTTGGAACCTGGCCCAGAGACTGCCTGAATGCACCTGAAGTTGCCCCCCAGGGGCTCTTTGAAATTTAGCCTCTCAGGttgtcccctccctgccactctgGGAATTTGCAGAGACCCACAAACCAGCCATCGCTAGCCCCTGCTTTGAGTCTTAAGTGGATGCTGGAAGCCAAGGGAGGCACCTAAGGCTTTTCGTGAGAGAAGAGAGGTGAGAACTGCATCCTACACAGGTGCCCTTCATGGCCCAATGTGGCCTCTTCTGGTCCCTATGCTGGGTCACTGAGACCTTGGTAAGAGTCGCATTGTCCCAGCCTTAGGAAGGGCGTTGTATTCCCCTCATAGCTGTCTCTCAGTGCCTCATCGCAGGGAATGCAAGAATCCCTGCCATGTTCTGTGGTGAGATGTGGACCTTCCAGGGATGTTCCTGGGCCCAGTGAGGCCTGCCGGCATCTCGCTGTGGAAAAGCCCAGTTTTCCTAGAATgtaaaataatctttcttttttctttcgtCTCCTCTGACTTGGAAAAGTACCTCACATCTCTACCCTCCATTAGGGAATACAGCCTCGTTGTTTCACACTGCACCCCAACATTAGATGAGAGTTAACTTTACCCTTGTTATTCTGCCAAGCCAGTTTGCCTGGGTATAATCTGGCAATTTGAATCTTGCTCATACTGAGTCTCATCATACAACTTGAACCTTGCTGGTATTAGATTTAGAGATGTGGCTTTACCGCCATTTGCATTTTATGTTTTCTGAGGGCCATGTGAGCACAAATGGTTTGGACAGaggctgtgtttgtgtttgctttgGTTTCACTGATGCTCTGACTTCTGCTTAAACAAGGCCTTCCAATTTGATACTGCTTTAGAAAAGTCAGTATGGCTTCTGAATACCCTGGGACTGCTGGGCACATGCTCTGATTTCAGCCTCAGTTGGTATGTGTGGGGGTCAAGGATCAGCACCTCCTTGTAGTGGTGACAGGTGTCTCTGCCTaaccctgctgcttcctctttcTGCATTTCTCAGGTGGTGCAGGTCTTGTGGCACTGTGTGAAGTTTCTTCCCCTTATTCTTTCTCCTTTAAGTCAATACAAGCTGATTgcatttaaaattccatttccttCACACTCAAAAATGTAGATTCCAAGACAGAAACCAAAAGGGAGATGTCCTGAGTTGGAACTGTGACCTAGGTCCTTGAAGGATTTTCCCCACTAAGGAAGATCCTCAGCTGGTTAATTTGATTGAATTCCTTACTTTTTAGGAAGAGAAAACCCAAGAGCAAAGTAGTAACATTGCAAGCACTAGAACATTATGGAGGGGAAACCATTGGGCAGAAGCCAGTAGTCTCCCTGAAAGAAATGATTCCCTTAGGTAAATGAATATGGTAATACAAATGAACAGAgttatggaaaagaaaatgaagttcctCAACTGGGTCCAACCTGACACCATGAGGAGTAGAGCTCATGAAGTTCTTTTTGTAGGAGACAATCCTAGATAAAGAGTACAAGTTCTCCACGGGTTTAAATCATACACTGGTGCTCACAGCCAATCTGTCCAAACACATGAGAATCATGATATAGTTGATGACTGTTCaaaaaaaagcaatattaaagtgaaaacaatttattttgaCTTATAGCTCTCAACAATTAGAATTgacaatttcaaaatttaaaataacgaATAACCAACTGCTTTTAGAGTCAAAGTTGGAATTATAAAGTTGATCCTGTTACAAGTTCCACTTGAATTCCAACAGCTTTGGAGACctttagagaaaggaagaagaagaaaagtaggAAGATATGTTGAGGAATAAAGAGGAATCAGGGGAAATGTAGAAGAATGAGCAAGTAATAATTGAGTCACACATATGTGTATTCATTCTGTGAAGAATGTATTCTATTCTGCCTTGGCTTGAttccttattttgttttaaactagGACTGCTCATATTTTAAGTAGAAATGCATAGGCATTTATTTTCCATGTGGAAGCATCATTCATCCCTTTATTGTACAATATGTAGACATgagaaattaaatcaataattagaaataaaaatatatagccATGCACAATCATTCCTCAGAGGCAATAATTATTTAACTGTTATTTCAGAGTATGCTCTACACAAATATCTCTGTCTTGGGTCTTCTGGAGTCAGTTGGAACCCCTTACGTTGAAACTAGACAAACATTGGAGCTGCAGAACCACATTCACGTTGTCTTTGCCTTCCAACAATAGTGGGGGTTAGGGAGTCTGTTCTTGCTCTTCTGCACAAGTCTGGGTTCCTTTAGGGGATCAGGGCCACCCTCAGACCCTAAGAGTGCACACATATATGACAATGGATTGGAATTTTCCCCCAGGTCTGTGCTAAATACCATGTAGGGAGACCTTATGGCCTCTTTTTTattagattatatttatttacttatttgagaggcggaaagagagagagagagagggagagagagagagagagatcttacatccacagtttcactctctaaatggacAATAagaccagagctaggctgatctgaagccaggagccaggagtcagtgcaggtgtacaccttccggataggttaatgccggcgagacctcggagacaccagacgcgtttatcggcttttcagcttccactttatttttcagcagactcgcgttacatgtcgcgaatgcccgccgtcttcgcctcctccaaccctcttatatatcccgcccaccgtccacctgtttatatatgattcacggaaaacatgttaccaactcagcaagagtaagtgtgggaaacatgcaataacaggatgcttaaagtcaaaacaggatcttgcaattagcaacgggcagggtggaaaaacaCCAGCACTAACCTTCTTGTGCTTATACATGTcaggaggggcacagctggccaggctgtcccgttccctgACAGAAAGCACTGAGGGCTCCAATGCAAGGTGAAGGTCCTGCCTCTGTGTTTCCTGAAAAGCCTCACTGAACCAGTGGTGCACAGGATCCTGAATCAGCTGAAATCTCAAGCTAGGGGCTAGTGGCCGTCTGGGCAAGGGCCTCCTCAAGCTCGCGGTGATGGTGGGGAGGTGGCAACCCCAGAGCTGCCCGAAAACATGCTCTGGGAGAGGTACTGTGGTGCAGGAGCTTAATAATGCACCTGTGGTGCAACATCCTAGAtgagtgctgattcatgtccagcttctccacttccaattcagctccctgctatttcaCATGGGAAAGCAATGCGGGATGGCCAATGTTTGGGACCCTACAACCAAGTgtgagccagaagaagctcctgacttgtcggggaacgggacagcctggccagctgtgcccctcccgacatgtacaagcacaagaagtttagtgctggtgTTTTTCCACCATGCcagttgctaattgcaagatcctgttttgactttaagcatcctgttattgcatgtttcccacacttactcttgctgagttggtaacatgttttccgtgaatcatatataaacaggtggacggtgggcgggataTATAAGAGGGTAGGAGGAGGCGAAGATGGtgggcgttcgcgacatgtaacgtgattctgctgaaaaataaagtggaagctgaaaagccgataaacgcgtctggtgtctccgaggtctcgccagcgttaacctatccggaaggtgtacgcctgcaactggtgccatgactcggatcaCTGTAACGcggaaagaaggtaagaaaaaaaaaaaaaaaaaaacgtctATAGACGGGAGTCTAGGGGAAAAAGCCTAGGAATACTGCGGTACAATGGGGAACACACAGTCCACCACGAAAATGCACCTATTGATTAGCCGCCTTTTAAAGGCAACGGGGATGCCCGTAAAGAGTGTAGCTGTGTGCAATTTTACGAGGATACTATATGAAACTTGTCCTTGGTTTGTTGAAGAAGGAGATTTATCACAGGTTCAGTGGAGACGGGTGGGACGTGAATTGCGAAACGCTGGAGTCAAGGAGGGAGTGATCCACTTGTGGTATCTGATAGATACTGCTTTACGGTCGGAGGATGACCAGATTGGGGAACTCTTAGATGAAGGCTCCGAACTACTGGAGGAGCTCAGCGAACACTCCCATGATAGTAGCGAAAAAGGAGATAATATAGAGGAACAAAGTATGGAAGCAAGCGGAGGAGCCCGACCAAAAGCGAAACATCCGCAGATGCTGGGATCGCTTCCACTATACCCGGAGTTGCCCTTAATGCCCTCCGCTCCTCCTTATGAACCACCCCATCATCCTATGCGCTGTTGCTGTTTTGCCGGCAATGCTTCCAGAGAGATGAGGCCCATAGTTTTAGAGTCTGGGCCGGAGAAACAGACTAGAAGGCAAATACTTGAAAACGAAAGTGCTCGTAATGACGATGAAGCcgcttttttttataaatactggGGATTCAACTCCCCACCCACCGCGGCGCCTGAAACCAAATTAGGCAGAGTTCTCTAACCCCCATCAGATCTTTCCAGTGACTGAAGACCGCCAAGGAAATCGCGGGTGGACTCCGGTCGACTTCACATCATTAAAAGAGTGGCAAAAGGCAGTGACTCTCTACGGGCCACATGCTAACTTCACCAAAGCTATCCTAGGAACCTTAGACACTCAGGGCCTAGTTCCTGAAGATTGGAGAAATGTCTGCAAGGCAGTCCTTTCAGGGGGAGATTATCTCTTATGGTCAGCCGCTTATAGGGAACTAGCTTGTACTCAGGCGGCGCAAAACCGAGCTGATGGGCAACCTGCCTGGAATGAGGACATGTTAAACAGAGAGGGAGCATTCCATGCAGAACCGGTGCAAGCTCGGTGTCCCCGGGAGGTATTACAACAAATAAGAGATATAGCCTTGAGGGCCTGGAAGGTAGTGCCAAAAAAAGGGGAAGTTAAACACAGTCTGACTAAGATAATACAAGGACCAACAGAGCCTTATGCAGATTTTATTGACCGCCTTTATGAAGCTGCAGGCAATGTGCTTGAGTCTCCTGAAGAGGCCGCACCCTTGCTGAGACGACTGGCATATGAAAATGCTAATAAAACATGTCGCTCTGTGCTAAGGCCTTGGCaacataaggacatccctacctttatgaaaatttgcagagatgtcatggatgatgttgCCTCTGGGGCTCATGCTGCTATGGCAATGGCTAAGGCCAATAGAGCGAGTGACCGCAAATGTTTCACTTGCGGCCAACCCGGACATGTAAAAAAGGAATGTAGACAACATAAACCCAACAAACGACAGCCAGGATTATGCCCTAAATGTGGGAAAGGTAATCATTGGGCCAGTGAT
This region of Oryctolagus cuniculus chromosome 16 unlocalized genomic scaffold, mOryCun1.1 SUPER_16_unloc_1, whole genome shotgun sequence genomic DNA includes:
- the LOC138847789 gene encoding endogenous retrovirus group K member 6 Gag polyprotein-like → MGNTQSTTKMHLLISRLLKATGMPVKSVAVCNFTRILYETCPWFVEEGDLSQVQWRRVGRELRNAGVKEGVIHLWYLIDTALRSEDDQIGELLDEGSELLEELSEHSHDSSEKGDNIEEQSMEASGGARPKAKHPQMLGSLPLYPELPLMPSAPPYEPPHHPMRCCCFAGNASREMRPIVLESGPEKQTRRQILENESALTEDRQGNRGWTPVDFTSLKEWQKAVTLYGPHANFTKAILGTLDTQGLVPEDWRNVCKAVLSGGDYLLWSAAYRELACTQAAQNRADGQPAWNEDMLNREGAFHAEPVQARCPREVLQQIRDIALRAWKVVPKKGEVKHSLTKIIQGPTEPYADFIDRLYEAAGNVLESPEEAAPLLRRLAYENANKTCRSVLRPWQHKDIPTFMKICRDVMDDVASGAHAAMAMAKANRASDRKCFTCGQPGHVKKECRQHKPNKRQPGLCPKCGKGNHWASDCYSKTDRAGNPIPQESKNGRGAPAHWGPKQN